The Oscillospiraceae bacterium genome contains a region encoding:
- a CDS encoding recombinase — MLKTKITPLYERLSHDDELNGESNSISNQKSMLEDYARRNGFPNPTHFTDDGISGTRFDRPGFNAMMEEVEAGRVEAIIIKDMSRLGRDYLKVGQIMEILRIKGVRLIAINDGVDSINGDDDFTPFRNIMNEYYARDTSKKIKSVFKAKGMSGKHLTGTVIYGYLWDEKREHWFVDEEAAAVVKQIFRLTMEGFGPYQISQLLKQQKVEIPSVHLARYGEGVNKNKTVKDIYGWGSSTIVNILKKREYLGHTINFKTRKHFKDKKSHYVDESEWTIFENTHEAIIDQETFDNVQRIRGNVKRYPDGWGEAAPLTGLLYCADCGAKMYVHRMNNGKRISQYTCANYSKTPVGVLCPTQHRINESAVLNLVSDMLRAIADYSKNNRTEFVRTVQETQAAQQASNISKKKKRLAAAQKRAGELEKLMCRIYEDNVLGKLPDARYAALDAQYAKEQGELASEIAELEKAIRDYEQTRKSAEKFISLIDKYENFDNLTTAMLNEFVEKILVHERDRKGSIETTQEIEIYFNFVGKYVPPHFGEVDLTPEELEALRKKEERKDRLHQNYLKRKASGAQKRYEDKIKAKKKAEMDAKKAAIRAEDMARGVFIPVSQLPKQEPQKALAQTRAAV; from the coding sequence ATGCTGAAAACTAAAATAACACCTTTGTACGAAAGATTGAGCCATGACGATGAACTGAATGGAGAATCCAACTCCATCAGCAATCAGAAATCCATGCTGGAGGACTACGCCAGACGCAACGGTTTTCCCAACCCGACCCACTTTACGGACGATGGAATTTCAGGAACCCGCTTTGACCGCCCCGGATTTAATGCCATGATGGAGGAAGTCGAGGCTGGCCGTGTGGAGGCAATCATCATCAAAGACATGAGCCGGTTAGGACGCGACTATCTTAAAGTCGGTCAGATCATGGAGATTCTGCGAATCAAGGGCGTGCGGCTCATTGCCATCAATGACGGTGTGGACAGTATCAACGGCGATGACGATTTTACCCCTTTCCGCAACATTATGAACGAGTATTATGCCCGTGATACCAGCAAGAAGATCAAATCCGTGTTCAAGGCGAAAGGCATGAGCGGAAAGCACCTGACTGGCACTGTCATTTACGGCTACCTGTGGGACGAGAAGCGGGAACACTGGTTTGTGGATGAAGAAGCTGCCGCCGTTGTCAAGCAGATTTTCCGGCTGACAATGGAGGGATTCGGCCCGTACCAAATCTCACAGCTTTTGAAGCAGCAGAAAGTGGAAATCCCGTCCGTCCACCTTGCCCGGTACGGCGAGGGCGTGAACAAAAATAAGACGGTCAAAGACATTTACGGCTGGGGATCGTCCACTATCGTGAATATTCTGAAAAAGCGCGAATACTTAGGCCATACCATCAATTTCAAGACCCGCAAGCACTTCAAAGACAAGAAAAGCCACTATGTCGATGAAAGCGAATGGACAATTTTTGAAAATACCCATGAAGCAATCATCGACCAGGAAACCTTTGATAATGTGCAGCGCATCCGGGGGAATGTGAAGCGATACCCGGACGGCTGGGGCGAGGCCGCCCCTCTGACCGGACTTCTCTACTGTGCCGACTGCGGCGCAAAGATGTATGTCCACCGCATGAACAACGGCAAGCGTATTTCGCAATATACCTGTGCCAATTACAGCAAGACACCGGTGGGCGTCCTCTGCCCCACACAGCACCGGATCAACGAGAGCGCGGTTCTGAACCTTGTTTCCGATATGCTCCGGGCGATTGCCGATTACTCCAAGAACAACCGCACTGAGTTTGTTCGGACTGTTCAGGAGACACAGGCGGCACAGCAGGCCAGCAACATTTCCAAAAAGAAAAAGCGGCTGGCCGCCGCACAGAAACGCGCCGGGGAACTGGAAAAGCTGATGTGCCGGATTTATGAGGATAACGTGTTAGGCAAGCTGCCGGATGCCCGGTATGCCGCCCTTGACGCACAGTACGCGAAAGAACAGGGGGAGCTTGCCAGCGAGATCGCAGAGCTGGAAAAGGCAATCCGGGACTACGAGCAGACACGGAAATCTGCGGAGAAGTTTATCTCGCTGATTGACAAGTATGAGAATTTTGACAATCTGACAACCGCCATGCTCAATGAGTTTGTAGAGAAAATCCTTGTCCATGAACGCGACCGGAAAGGCAGCATTGAAACCACACAGGAGATTGAGATTTATTTCAACTTTGTCGGAAAATATGTTCCGCCCCACTTCGGGGAAGTTGATCTGACCCCGGAGGAATTAGAAGCCCTGCGGAAGAAAGAGGAACGCAAGGACAGGCTTCATCAGAACTATTTGAAGCGGAAAGCCAGCGGTGCACAGAAACGGTATGAGGACAAGATCAAGGCAAAGAAAAAAGCGGAAATGGACGCTAAGAAAGCGGCTATCCGGGCAGAGGATATGGCAAGAGGCGTGTTTATTCCAGTGAGCCAGTTACCGAAGCAGGAGCCGCAGAAAGCCCTGGCGCAGACCCGCGCCGCTGTATGA